The Gammaproteobacteria bacterium genome segment AACAACCGCACCAACATGTTCCGCAAACCGCTAGGCGGCGGCCGTAACTAAATCAGTGCTGCCCAAATATCAAGCAATCCGAATCTCGGCGCGGCCATGATGCTGGCGGCCGGCCTGGAAGGTATCCGCGAAGGCATGGACCCGGGCAACCCGCATACCGAAAACATGTATCTGCACACTCAGGAGGAACTGGACGCCATGGGCGTCGCCTCCCTGCCGCGCAACCTGGAAGAAGCGGTCGATGCCTTCGAGGCCGATCCGCTCAGCGAGATGGTGATGGGTCCGCAGATGTTCCGCGCCTTCGTGGACTTCAAGCGCCAGGAATGGACCGATTACCACAACTACATTTCCGACTGGGAAAAAAACCGCTATCTCAAGTTCTTCTGACCCGACTCCGCTTGGGATTGCCCCCGGCTCGCCCCGGCCCACCAACGGCCGGGGCTTTATTTTTGCTATGCGCCCGCGGTAAACGCGCCGTCCAGTTTCGAATCCCAACGCGTCGGGTGAAACTCGAGCACCTCGTACGCCGCCAGTCCCTGTTGCGCGAAAGGATCCTCCGCCAGCACCGCATCCAGCTCGGCGCGATCCGACAGGCTCGCCAGAATCACGCCGCCGGTGCGCGGTTCCAGCCGTCCGGAAACCAGAAACCGGCCCGCCGCGTAGTGCTGATCCAGATAGGCCTTGTGCGCCGCCAGCGCCTGGTCGATCTCGGCGAGCGAGGCCTGGTAACTGAGTCTGACGATGAACATGCTCAGGCCTCCGCGCCCACCGGCTCGGCCGCTACCCGCCGGGGCGCGGGGGCGAGACGGCGACGGGTGTAGAGGTTGTTCGCCACCAGGGCGCCGATCACCAGCAACGCACCCAGCAATTCGTCCCGGCCGAAGTCATGGCCCTGGGCGACGCCGATCACGAACGCGGTCACCGGCACCAGGTTGATGAACAGCACGCCGTTGACCGCACCGACGGCCCTGATCCCGACGTTCCAGCTCAGCACCGCCACTACTGCACCGAGCACCACCAGGTAGAAGAACTCCCAGCCGAAACCGGCGATGACCGACAGCGTGGGCAGTTCGATATCGCCATGCGCGGCCAGACCGCCGGTGATGGCCAGGATCGAAAGCGTGCCCAGTGCACAGCTCATCGCGGTATAGCGCAACGGCGACCAGGACGGAAAATCACCGCCTCCGAGCGTATAGGCCACCCAGCACACCGCGGCGGTCAGCAGCATCAGATCGCCCGAGACCTCGCCGTTGTGCAGGGCCCGTTCGGGATTGCCGTTGGTGACCACCAGGAACACACCCAGGAAGGCGACGCCCACGGTCAGCAACGTGAACGTGGCCGGACGTTGCCTGCTGCGCACCCAACTGACCAGCACCGTGATCATGGGCATCAAGGCCATGATCACGGCGGCATGCTCCGGCCGCGAATGTGCCAGGCCGGTGTAGGCCAGCATATTGAAGCCGGCGAACCCGACCGTGCCGTAAGCGAACAGCCGCCAGGCGCGGCCCTCGAAACTCAGTGCGGCGCGCCCCTCCAGCACCGCGAGGATGGCGAGGAAGATCAGCACGCCCACACCGTAGCGGATAGCGGTGATGGTGAACGGGTCCACGCTCGGCAGCACCACCTTGGCGACCGGGAACATGCCGCCCCAGATCACCGGGGCCATTACCAGCAGCCCCCAACCCATGACATTGCTTGTTTTGTTCATCGTGGTTTCCCCCACGCTTGTTCGCAGGTGGCAGAGTGTAAGTGTTTCCGATCAATTGATAATCGGGGTATTTTGAATAATATTGTTTCTAAATCTTTAGTAATAAGGATGAAGCCATGCCTTCTCTGGTCGCCATGGCCGCTTTCGCCCAGGTGGTGGAGGCGGGCAGCTTTACCGCCGCGGCGCGCGACCTCGGCCTGTCCACGCCCGTGGTCAGCAAACGCATCGGGGAACTCGAACACGAACTGGGCACGCGCCTGCTGCATCGCACCACCCGCAAACTGAGCCTGACCGAGGCGGGTTCGGTGTTTTACCAGCACTGCGCCCGGCTGGTGGAGGAGGCGAAAACGGCCGAGGAGGCGGTGGCCCGGCTGAACGAGGCGCCGCGTGGATTGTTGCGCATCACCGCGCCGGTCACCTTCGGCTCCAACCAGGTGGCGCCGGCCATTCCCGCCTTCCTGGCCCGCTATCCGGAGGTCAGTCTCGAAATGGTGCTGAATGACCGGCTCGTCGACCTGGCCGAGGAGGCGTTCGATCTGGCGATCCGTCTGACCGCCACGCCGCAACCCAACCTGGTCGCCCGGCGGCTGATCTCGACCAGCAGGGTGGTGTGCGCCGCGCCCGATTACTGGCACCGGCACGGCAAGCCCCGCACGCCGGCGGAACTGACCCACCACAACTGCCTTCTGTATGCCTCGGTGCCGATGCGGAACGAATGGGTGTTTCACGGACCGGACGGCGAGGAACGCATCCAGGTGCGCGGGAATTTCTGGGTCAACGGCCCGGAGGCACTGCGTGAGGCGGCGGTGGGCGGACTGGGCGTGATCCGCCTGCCTTCGACCACCCTCAACCGGGAT includes the following:
- a CDS encoding YciI family protein; translation: MFIVRLSYQASLAEIDQALAAHKAYLDQHYAAGRFLVSGRLEPRTGGVILASLSDRAELDAVLAEDPFAQQGLAAYEVLEFHPTRWDSKLDGAFTAGA
- a CDS encoding DMT family transporter, encoding MNKTSNVMGWGLLVMAPVIWGGMFPVAKVVLPSVDPFTITAIRYGVGVLIFLAILAVLEGRAALSFEGRAWRLFAYGTVGFAGFNMLAYTGLAHSRPEHAAVIMALMPMITVLVSWVRSRQRPATFTLLTVGVAFLGVFLVVTNGNPERALHNGEVSGDLMLLTAAVCWVAYTLGGGDFPSWSPLRYTAMSCALGTLSILAITGGLAAHGDIELPTLSVIAGFGWEFFYLVVLGAVVAVLSWNVGIRAVGAVNGVLFINLVPVTAFVIGVAQGHDFGRDELLGALLVIGALVANNLYTRRRLAPAPRRVAAEPVGAEA
- a CDS encoding LysR family transcriptional regulator, encoding MPSLVAMAAFAQVVEAGSFTAAARDLGLSTPVVSKRIGELEHELGTRLLHRTTRKLSLTEAGSVFYQHCARLVEEAKTAEEAVARLNEAPRGLLRITAPVTFGSNQVAPAIPAFLARYPEVSLEMVLNDRLVDLAEEAFDLAIRLTATPQPNLVARRLISTSRVVCAAPDYWHRHGKPRTPAELTHHNCLLYASVPMRNEWVFHGPDGEERIQVRGNFWVNGPEALREAAVGGLGVIRLPSTTLNRDITAGHLETALDDYASPDTDIYAMYLPNRYLSKKTRVFIDFLTEWYAR